In Opitutaceae bacterium TAV5, one genomic interval encodes:
- a CDS encoding MFS transporter has protein sequence MSTASVTVSATAPAVPVSASGTRRLPWIVVLLFLGSFLNYLDRQTLSILKPTIKTALALDDSGYAFLVNVFTFCYAAAYIGSGWVVDRIGARKALTIFVTGWSLATIGCGLVSSFFAFAAFRALLGIMEPGNYPCTMRAMTLWAPPGRRAVLMGLAGAGGTIGAVVAAPMIASLATWFSWQMAFIVPGLLGIGFAVAWWFVYREPQELTGVAVAHPASSPLATAAEPPALAWSKLWTQRSLWGIVLARFISDPVWYFCLFWMPGYFQEQRGLSLQASGMVGWIPFLVGNLGALGVGFLSDRLGRRLGDPMKARQRLLMIAACFGPLAMLVPHAPGMTLTLILLSLVALVCLVWLLLLGPLVADTFPAGNAASVWAISGAFGAIGAILFNYGVGRISGALGVERMFLVMGVLHLVAAALLKVCVRPVKAGEP, from the coding sequence ATGTCAACCGCCTCCGTCACTGTCTCCGCCACCGCGCCCGCCGTCCCTGTATCCGCCTCCGGAACACGTCGTCTGCCCTGGATCGTGGTGCTTCTTTTCCTGGGGTCGTTCCTCAATTACCTCGACCGCCAGACGCTTTCCATCCTCAAGCCGACCATCAAGACCGCGCTCGCCCTCGACGACTCCGGCTACGCGTTCCTCGTGAATGTTTTCACTTTCTGTTACGCGGCTGCCTACATCGGCAGCGGCTGGGTCGTGGACAGGATCGGCGCGCGCAAGGCGCTGACGATCTTCGTCACGGGCTGGTCGCTGGCCACGATCGGCTGCGGACTCGTCTCGTCGTTCTTCGCTTTCGCCGCGTTTCGCGCGCTGCTCGGCATCATGGAACCGGGCAATTACCCCTGCACCATGCGGGCGATGACGCTCTGGGCTCCGCCCGGCCGCCGCGCAGTCCTGATGGGGCTGGCCGGCGCCGGCGGCACGATCGGAGCGGTCGTGGCCGCGCCGATGATCGCCTCGCTCGCCACCTGGTTTTCCTGGCAGATGGCCTTCATCGTCCCCGGCCTCCTGGGGATCGGCTTCGCCGTCGCCTGGTGGTTCGTTTACCGTGAACCACAGGAACTGACCGGCGTCGCCGTCGCCCATCCGGCATCATCCCCTCTTGCAACCGCCGCCGAACCGCCTGCGCTCGCGTGGTCGAAGCTCTGGACGCAGCGCAGCCTGTGGGGCATCGTGCTGGCCCGCTTCATCAGCGATCCGGTCTGGTATTTCTGCCTGTTCTGGATGCCGGGCTATTTCCAGGAACAGCGCGGGCTCTCGTTGCAGGCTTCCGGCATGGTCGGCTGGATTCCGTTTCTCGTCGGCAACCTCGGGGCGCTCGGCGTCGGTTTCCTCTCGGACCGTCTCGGCCGCCGTCTCGGCGATCCGATGAAAGCCCGCCAGCGTCTCCTCATGATCGCCGCCTGCTTCGGTCCGCTCGCCATGCTGGTGCCCCATGCTCCCGGCATGACGCTCACCCTGATCCTGTTGAGTCTGGTCGCTCTCGTGTGCCTCGTCTGGCTGCTACTCCTCGGCCCGCTGGTCGCCGACACATTCCCGGCCGGCAACGCGGCCAGCGTGTGGGCGATCTCGGGTGCGTTCGGGGCGATCGGCGCAATCCTGTTCAACTATGGCGTAGGCCGCATCAGCGGCGCTCTGGGCGTCGAGCGAATGTTTCTGGTCATGGGAGTGTTGCATCTGGTTGCGGCCGCGCTCCTGAAAGTTTGCGTGCGACCGGTAAAAGCAGGGGAACCCTGA